The Bacillota bacterium genome includes the window ATCACCATCTGAAAGCCAACGCCCTGCCAGATGGAGACCATCATGACCGCCGGCAGGGCGAGGCGCACGTCTTCGATCCATTGGTAAGGGCCCAGCGTCCCAAACGAGACGGCGCGCAGGATGGCGTTGACCAGGCCGTCACCGCTCAGCAGGAAGGTCCAGATGACGGCGACCACGACCATGGTGGTCACCGTCGGCACAAAGTAGATGGCCCGAAACGCCACGATGAACCGGCGCCGCGCGTTGACCAGGAGCGCCAAAAACAGGGCAAGGGCGCTCTGGACCGGCACCACCACCAGGGCGAACGCGAAGTTGTTCAGCAGGCTGCGCCAGAAGACCGGGTCCTCCAGGATGCGCACAAAGTTGCGCAGCCCGATGAACCGGGTGGGCAGGGGCCCGGGTATCAGCCGCTGGTTGCTGAAGGCAAATCCCAGCGCCAGTCCGAAGGGCACGATCATGAACAGCACCAGCAGGATCAGCGCCGGCGCCGACATCAGCCAGGCGGTCACGGCTTCGCCGCGCCCGGGCCAGGGCCTGCGCGCGGGTGTCGCTCGCCCCCTGACGGCCATCACCCCTTCCTTACTCACCGGCCATCCCCTCCGAAAGGTGCGCGACGGGCAGGCCCCCGGACGGCTGCCTCCGGGCAGCGTCCGGGGGTCGCAACATGCCATCGCCGACTGGGGCTACCGCCCAAACGGCGGATAGCCCATGTTGTCCTCGATCTCCTGGTCGATCCTGCGGGCTGCCCGATCCAGCTGCGCCTTCACGTCGGCGCCGGCGAGGATGTTGTCCACCGCCTCTGCAAACGCCGCCGTGATGGTCGGATAAACGGGATGGGCCGGCCGGGCGACCGCGATGGCGTTGAGCTGCTCGCC containing:
- a CDS encoding sugar ABC transporter permease; amino-acid sequence: MSKEGVMAVRGRATPARRPWPGRGEAVTAWLMSAPALILLVLFMIVPFGLALGFAFSNQRLIPGPLPTRFIGLRNFVRILEDPVFWRSLLNNFAFALVVVPVQSALALFLALLVNARRRFIVAFRAIYFVPTVTTMVVVAVIWTFLLSGDGLVNAILRAVSFGTLGPYQWIEDVRLALPAVMMVSIWQGVGFQMVIYLAGLQDIPAERYEAAQMDGAGRWQQFWHITMPGLRNTHIFVLVATTVLAFKLFTQVEVMTQGGPLNATQTIVRYLFQSGFRELKVGYASAMSVLFVGIVLAISLAQRWLLREEREVA